ACCCTTTGTGAGAAGATTTATCGTGCTCGGTTTCATTTTTTCATTTTTTAAAATTTGACTATCAGAAACCTATTTTTAAGCCCAGTGTAAAAGTCTTAACGGTAGGATAGTTACTTACATCGAAATAACCACCCGCTACGCTATACGAATCATCAGAAGTCTCCGGATCGTTACCCGGATAAGGCGTAATCGTAAACAAGTTAGCTGCCGAGAAAAAAACTGAAGCAGTATTTACGCCCGCTTTCTTCATCCATTTTGATTGGTTGAAATGATAATTCATGGTCAGCGTTCTTAGTTTGAGATAAGAAGCGTTGTAAACACTTAAATTGGTATTATACAGTAGCGCTTGGTGGTACAACACTAAACGAGGCTGATTGCTATTGGGATTTTGAGGAGTCCATCTATCTAAAGCAACAGCGTTTTTATTGGCCGTATTTTGAAAATTGATACTGGATACGCCATCGCCCCACATTAGTTCCCCGCCTTGTGAATAGGTGAAGTAAAAATTAAGTTCAAAATTCTTATAGGTAAACCCTTGTGTAAACCCACCATAATATTTTGGCGCAGCACTACCAATAATTTGGTTAAAAGCAGGATAGCCTGTTGCATCAAGGGAGTACATTGGATCGCCTAAATTCAAACCACCAAAAAACGCATCAACAGCCCATGGGGCTAATTGTTTCTTATAAGCATCTAATTGCTCTTGGGTTTTAATAATGCCCGTCACTTTTATTCCCGTAATTAATCCAAGTGGTTTTCCTTCAATAAGTGCAGTGTTGCCATCTTCCAAACCAGTTAAATCGCCAATTTGGCTCAAATCCGCATTGGGATCCAATTTGGTAACCAAAGATTTCGCCCAAGTAATATTTAGGGAAGCATTCCAACGGAAGTTTTGGGTACGAATAATATCACCTTGCAATGAGAACTCATAACCGGTATTTCTAATGCCAGCTACATTTCCCAGCAGCGAACTATAACTACTACTTTGTGCAAGGGGCAAAGACAACAAGGCATTGTTGGTCTGCTTTTTATAATAGTCAAATGTACCCTGCAATCTGCTCTTGAAAAATGAGAAATCAATCCCTGCATCCGTTTCATTAGTCGTTTCCCATTGAATAGCAGGATTTCCTAACTGAGTTGGAATGAGTGCACTAGTACCGGCATAAGAAAAAGGACTATATAGCGTACGATACATTTGGTCGCCAATATTTTGTGTACCTGTAGAACCATAACTACCTCTCAATTTAATATCATCAATCCAGTAAACATTTTTCAAGAAATTCTCCTTAGAAATGCGCCAGGCGATAGCACCGGAAGGGAAGTAACCAAATTTATTTTCTGGACCAAATTTAGAAGAACCATCTGCACGGCCGGTAAAAGTAAACAGATATTTATCCATATATCCATAATTGGCACGTAGGTAATAAGACTCTAAATAGCTTTGTGGTTTACTGGGGTTATCCCCTTTTGTAAAGAGTGGCGTAACTGCTGAAGAGAGACCATTCAAAATATCATCATTTGGATAACCCGTAGCAGTTGCACTAAAGAAACTATATTTATTTGTTTCATAAGATGTTCCTATCAATAAATCCAAAGCATGCTTTTGGTTAAAAGTTTTATCGTAAGTTAATGTATTTTCTACCACCCAATTGGTCGTAGAACTATTGGTATTCGCGCCTATACCACCATTGTTTTCTACATTCCCAAAGTAGCTGCCGATAGCAAGGTAACTTGGCGTATAGTTGCGTTGTGTGTAATTCTGCATATTCAAAGAAACCGTACTTTTAAATACTAAGTCTGGCGAAAAATTATATAATCCGGTTAGCGAACCCAACATACTAAATGTTTTCGCATTGTTGATTGCAGAAAGCATTGCCATAGGATTTTGATAACCAAAATAACTTAGGCCTACCTTGCTAAAATCTGTGTATGCCCCCGTAGAATCATAAGGTGTGTAGTCTGGCCTTGCACGCAAAGCTTGTTGGTATGCACCGTCTGTAATATTTTGGTTGGTATAGCCTAAATCTATGTTCGTTATAAAACGCAGGTGCTTGCCTATTTCATTTTCCAAATTCAGTTTACCGGCGATGCGTTGATAATTGCTATTTTTTACAACACCTGGCGTACTGTTGTAAGAAATAGAACTATAATAAGTAGATGCTGACCCACCACCTCTAACCGATATTTCCGCATCATTAGAATACGTATTGCGTGTAACCTGATCTATCCAGTCCGTATTCGCCTTTCCAAAATAGGTATTGGGAGAATTAATAATGGCATTTTCTTCCGCCGGAATTGGATAACCCATTAAATGATTATACACAGAATCGTTGATAGCCGCTTCGGTAAGCAACATCTTATATTGACTGCTATTGAGCAGTTTCGGCGTAATTGGTTTTGTATAAGTGCCGGAATAACTAAATAATATTTGCGGCTTCGTATCTTTTTTACCTTTTTTAGTCGTAATAATAACCACGCCATTAGCCGCTTTGGAACCATATATAGCTGTAGAAGCAGCATCTTTTAAAATAGTAATAGACTCAATATCATCAATATTTAATCCGCCAATGCTATTTAAGCCATTCACAAAAGCAGTAGATAGCCCTGCACTTACACCACCATATCCTGTAACATCATTACCCACCGGACTGGAAACGTCAAAGCCCGGATTGATATAATTACTTTTTACTTGTATAGGCACCCCGTCGATTACATACAATGGGTCATTGCCACCCAATAATGAGGTAGAGCCACGTACCCGAATGCGTACAGCACCACCAGGTGTGCCATCCGTCTTAGTTACCTGCACTCCTGCTGCTTTGCCTGCTAAAGCATTGTCAACGGTAAGAAAAGGTACATCCTGGATATCTTTTGGATTGACAATTGATACGGAGCCTGTCAAATCTTTCTTTTTGACTGATCCATATCCAATGACCACAGCATTATCTAACTCATTTGCTTTTTGCTTCAAAACAACATTAATAGACTCCTTACCACTAACTTTCAGAATCCTAGTTTCATAGCCCACACTACTTACAACAACAGTAGCTTCTGCAGCATCTATATCGTCAATTTCAAACATGCCAGAGCTATCCGTGATGGCGCCTCTATTAGTGCCGTTAATTCGAATAGTCGCCCCGGCAATGGGCTTCCCTTCTTGATCTGTTACCCGACCATATATAGAAATTTTTTCTATTGGCTTTACAGAAGGTCTCGTAGAGTTAGAGGATATATTATTAGATGGCTTTGGTGTGATATAAACAAACTTTCCTTTTATTTTATAATTAAAAGGTTGCCCGTTCAAACAAGCATTTAAGGCCTCTTCTAATGTTGCATTTTTTATATCAACAGCAACTGGTTGTACAGTAGATATAAGTTCTTCATCCCAGAAAAAGGAATACCCGGATTGTTTTTGAATGTCCGAAAGTGCGTTCTCTAATTTGATTGCTGAATTGCGAAGGTTTATTTTTTGAGCATAACTTCGGGCACTTACGTGGAGCGAGGCCACCAAAATGAGAATGGTAGTTAGTCTCATAATTTTCCACATTTTTTTAAATAGATAATACCTAACTTGAGAAACTTGGCATATAGCAGAATGTTCCATACTTTTGTAGTGTTTGGGTTTGCGTTAATAATTTATCTTTCTCGGTAAAATGTTTACAGATTGCCCAAATAATTGCCGGGTTTCGAGTTCCATTCGTTATCCGGTTTTCTTTTGACAAAACCTTTGTCTATATTATTTATCCAGTTTTCATAAAAAGATTTTTAAGTTTTATAAAATTTATTTCGCAGAAACAATTATTTTATTCCCTATTAATTTTGCATTAATGCCATTAGCTTCTAAGGCGTCTAGCACGTAAGACAGATTTACATTTCTATCAATGGTACCTCCAAATTGTCGTTGAGAAATATTACCCTCTATTTCTACATCCACATTATACCACCTTGATATTTGATGCATTAGCATGGCAATGGGAGTGTTATCAAGCACTATTTGACCGTGCACCCAAGCCACGGCCTGACTGGTATCAATTTCTTGGAGTGTTATATTTCTAGATACTTTATTCAATCTAGCCTGCTGACCAGGTTTCAAAATCTGTCCTGAGCCGTTACTAATTAAATTGATAGAACCTTCTAAAAGAGTCGTAGTAATTACTTTTTCTTCAGGATAAGCCATTATATTAAAATGTGTGCCTAAGTCCTCCACGGTTTCTCCTCCTACTTCCACTTTAAAAGGCATTGCTTTGTTGTGTACTACTTCAAAATAAGCTTCTCCACTAATAGTTACTGTTCTTTCTTTCCCGCTAAATGTCGTGGGGTATGTAATAGATGAACTGGCATTCAGCCATACTTTCGTACCGTCAGGCAAGACAAGACGAAATTGCCTTCCTCTTGGTGTGGACATCGTATTATAAACCATTGCAGTTGGCTGTTTTTCTATGGTAGGTTGATAAACTAATTCTCCATTTTGTTTTATAATATTGGTAACTCCTTGTTTGGCAATACTACCATTACCGAGGCTATCTATTATGATTTGTGAACCATCTGATAGAGTCAATACCGCCCCGTTGTGTCCCGGAGCTACGTCTTCTATATTATTCGATACAACCGTTGAAGAATTGCTTTTTTGTTGCGTCTTATGGTAAATAATTGCCGATACTAAAATCAAAACAAGAAACACCGCAGCAATCTTTCCTAACCTAAAATTATAAAGATCTATGCGCTGCTTTCTTAAACCAGCTTTAAGCCGTACATTTTCCCAAACTTTCTTCCAATTAGGTGTAACATTTATGTTGTGGAGAGCAGTTTCTGCTTCGGAGTTTGTTGAAAAAGAATGAAATAACTTCATAGCACCTTCCAATCGCAATAGCTCATGAAACTCCAACGCCTCTTCGATAGAAAAATCGTTCGTTTCATATTGCTTTAAAAGTTCTTCTAACCGTGATTGCTGTTGTTCAGTCATAAATATGCAGTGTCTTGTTTTTAAATTCCCATACAAGGCCACTACTAATAAGACGAATATGAAATGTAAAACGCAGAGAGAGAATCGGACTTTTTAAAGATATTTTTATTTGAAATATCTAATTAATTCAATTATAAACAATAATTGAGCTGCTTGTAAATAGTTTTTTATATGCTCAAGGATATTTGAAAGATGTGTTCGAACTGTACTGGGAGTTAGATTTAATTCCCTCGCAATTTCTTTAGGTGATTTAGCTTCTATTGTGTTTAAGTGATAAATGCGTTGTTTTTGAAAAGACAATTGTTCAACGGCATGGTTAACCATTTGTTCTTTCTCTTTAACAAGATAAATATTCTCGCTACTCTCAACAATTGCAGGCTTAAATTTTGAAGCCACAAATTTTTGTATCATTAAATCTTTAGCTTTCTCGGAACGCAAAAAATCATAGGTTTTGTTAGCAGCTATTTTGTAGATATATGCTGAAATATTTTTAATATCGGGTAACTCATTTCTTTTTATCCACAGGCTTACAAAGGTATCTTGAGTTATCTCCTCTGCATTGAGATTTGACTTTGTCCATTTATACGCATATCCAAATATTCTATGCTTATACCTTTCAAACAATTGGGCAAAAGCTCCTTCATCACTTCTTTTCAAAAGTTCCAGTAATTGTTCATCGGTACTTTCTTTACTGCTAAGCATAAGAGATGGTTATCACATTATTGTTAGCGTAAAGTTAAGAAAAT
The Arachidicoccus soli DNA segment above includes these coding regions:
- a CDS encoding TonB-dependent receptor produces the protein MRLTTILILVASLHVSARSYAQKINLRNSAIKLENALSDIQKQSGYSFFWDEELISTVQPVAVDIKNATLEEALNACLNGQPFNYKIKGKFVYITPKPSNNISSNSTRPSVKPIEKISIYGRVTDQEGKPIAGATIRINGTNRGAITDSSGMFEIDDIDAAEATVVVSSVGYETRILKVSGKESINVVLKQKANELDNAVVIGYGSVKKKDLTGSVSIVNPKDIQDVPFLTVDNALAGKAAGVQVTKTDGTPGGAVRIRVRGSTSLLGGNDPLYVIDGVPIQVKSNYINPGFDVSSPVGNDVTGYGGVSAGLSTAFVNGLNSIGGLNIDDIESITILKDAASTAIYGSKAANGVVIITTKKGKKDTKPQILFSYSGTYTKPITPKLLNSSQYKMLLTEAAINDSVYNHLMGYPIPAEENAIINSPNTYFGKANTDWIDQVTRNTYSNDAEISVRGGGSASTYYSSISYNSTPGVVKNSNYQRIAGKLNLENEIGKHLRFITNIDLGYTNQNITDGAYQQALRARPDYTPYDSTGAYTDFSKVGLSYFGYQNPMAMLSAINNAKTFSMLGSLTGLYNFSPDLVFKSTVSLNMQNYTQRNYTPSYLAIGSYFGNVENNGGIGANTNSSTTNWVVENTLTYDKTFNQKHALDLLIGTSYETNKYSFFSATATGYPNDDILNGLSSAVTPLFTKGDNPSKPQSYLESYYLRANYGYMDKYLFTFTGRADGSSKFGPENKFGYFPSGAIAWRISKENFLKNVYWIDDIKLRGSYGSTGTQNIGDQMYRTLYSPFSYAGTSALIPTQLGNPAIQWETTNETDAGIDFSFFKSRLQGTFDYYKKQTNNALLSLPLAQSSSYSSLLGNVAGIRNTGYEFSLQGDIIRTQNFRWNASLNITWAKSLVTKLDPNADLSQIGDLTGLEDGNTALIEGKPLGLITGIKVTGIIKTQEQLDAYKKQLAPWAVDAFFGGLNLGDPMYSLDATGYPAFNQIIGSAAPKYYGGFTQGFTYKNFELNFYFTYSQGGELMWGDGVSSINFQNTANKNAVALDRWTPQNPNSNQPRLVLYHQALLYNTNLSVYNASYLKLRTLTMNYHFNQSKWMKKAGVNTASVFFSAANLFTITPYPGNDPETSDDSYSVAGGYFDVSNYPTVKTFTLGLKIGF
- a CDS encoding FecR family protein, with translation MTEQQQSRLEELLKQYETNDFSIEEALEFHELLRLEGAMKLFHSFSTNSEAETALHNINVTPNWKKVWENVRLKAGLRKQRIDLYNFRLGKIAAVFLVLILVSAIIYHKTQQKSNSSTVVSNNIEDVAPGHNGAVLTLSDGSQIIIDSLGNGSIAKQGVTNIIKQNGELVYQPTIEKQPTAMVYNTMSTPRGRQFRLVLPDGTKVWLNASSSITYPTTFSGKERTVTISGEAYFEVVHNKAMPFKVEVGGETVEDLGTHFNIMAYPEEKVITTTLLEGSINLISNGSGQILKPGQQARLNKVSRNITLQEIDTSQAVAWVHGQIVLDNTPIAMLMHQISRWYNVDVEIEGNISQRQFGGTIDRNVNLSYVLDALEANGINAKLIGNKIIVSAK
- a CDS encoding RNA polymerase sigma factor, giving the protein MLSSKESTDEQLLELLKRSDEGAFAQLFERYKHRIFGYAYKWTKSNLNAEEITQDTFVSLWIKRNELPDIKNISAYIYKIAANKTYDFLRSEKAKDLMIQKFVASKFKPAIVESSENIYLVKEKEQMVNHAVEQLSFQKQRIYHLNTIEAKSPKEIARELNLTPSTVRTHLSNILEHIKNYLQAAQLLFIIELIRYFK